A genomic region of Vitreoscilla filiformis contains the following coding sequences:
- a CDS encoding AI-2E family transporter, with the protein MNLSAPQRQTLAWLVIALVLGGLLWALAPVMTPFLIAAVLAYALHPVVERLVYRRVPRALAVGLTVGSVLLGVAVLLLLVVPILSRELPLLREQIPMLARRLNDWAAPWLAHTGIKLQLDVAGIQNLVRNALSGNLEEWLGTVLSSLRIGGSVVLAVVGNVVLVPVVLFYLLQDWPSVVTQAGRLVPPRYRAQVEDFLGECDELLGQYLRGQLMVMLSLAGYYILGLSLAGFELALPVGLLTGLLIVIPYLGYGLGLLLALLAALLQFSGSYGLIAVAIVYGAGQVLESFVLTPRLVGERVGLSPVAVIFALLAFGHLLGFVGVLIALPLAALTAVAWRRARATYLESELYRG; encoded by the coding sequence ATGAATTTGTCTGCCCCCCAACGTCAGACGCTGGCATGGCTGGTGATCGCCCTGGTGCTGGGCGGGTTGCTGTGGGCTTTGGCCCCGGTGATGACGCCTTTTCTCATCGCTGCCGTGTTGGCCTATGCCCTGCATCCCGTCGTGGAACGGTTGGTGTACCGCCGTGTGCCCCGCGCCCTGGCCGTCGGCTTGACCGTTGGCAGTGTGTTGCTGGGGGTAGCTGTGCTGCTGTTGTTGGTGGTGCCGATCTTGTCACGCGAGTTGCCGTTGTTGCGCGAGCAAATCCCGATGCTGGCGCGACGCCTCAACGATTGGGCAGCACCTTGGTTGGCGCACACGGGCATCAAGCTGCAACTGGACGTGGCCGGCATTCAAAACCTGGTGCGCAACGCACTGAGTGGCAACCTCGAAGAGTGGTTGGGCACGGTGCTGAGTTCGCTGCGCATCGGCGGCAGTGTGGTGCTGGCGGTGGTGGGCAATGTGGTGCTGGTGCCCGTGGTGTTGTTCTACTTGTTGCAGGATTGGCCGTCGGTTGTCACGCAGGCTGGCCGGTTGGTGCCGCCGCGTTACCGTGCGCAGGTCGAAGACTTTTTGGGTGAGTGTGACGAGCTGCTGGGACAGTACTTGCGCGGCCAGCTCATGGTGATGTTGAGCTTGGCGGGTTATTACATCCTGGGGCTGAGTTTGGCGGGGTTCGAGCTGGCTTTGCCAGTTGGGTTGCTCACGGGGTTGCTCATCGTCATTCCCTATCTCGGTTACGGGCTGGGGTTGTTGCTGGCGTTGCTGGCCGCGTTGCTCCAGTTCTCTGGCAGTTATGGTTTGATTGCCGTGGCGATCGTGTACGGAGCCGGCCAGGTATTGGAGAGTTTTGTGCTCACGCCCCGGCTGGTGGGTGAGCGTGTCGGACTCAGCCCAGTGGCGGTGATTTTTGCCCTGCTGGCCTTCGGTCACCTGCTGGGTTTTGTGGGGGTGCTCATTGCCCTGCCGCTGGCCGCTCTGACGGCCGTGGCTTGGCGCCGTGCGCGAGCGACCTATCTTGAGAGTGAGCTGTACCGGGGATGA
- the murJ gene encoding murein biosynthesis integral membrane protein MurJ: protein MNLLKAASTVSLWTLMSRVTGLVRDQLIASAFGASALTDAFNVAFRIPNLLRRLFAEGAFSTAFVPILAASRAGQGDDATRTLIHAVATVLFWALVLTCTLGILGAPVIVWLFGAGLQELDLAVVMTRWMFPYIGFMSLVALSAGVLNTWKRFAIPAATPVWLNVAMIGCAWWAAPWLERQGIAPIHALSMGVILGGLLQLGFQVPALWQIGCLPRIGMTPAAIRRAWQHDGVHRVLRQMAPALLGVSVAQLSLLINSQIASHLGPGAVSWMFYAERLMEFPTALLGVALGVVLTPGLSALQAKGDAAGYSGHLDWGLRLVLLLGLPCAIATLVFPKPMLAVLFHYGKFSAHSVDMCVLALRGYGCGLLAMVAIKVLAPGFFARQDMRTPVRIAVAVLVCTQLLNWVCVPWLGHGGLTLSIGLGAVINATWLYVGLRRCGVYRPEAGWGGFLMRVGVANVLLGGLLWQASERFDWIALQAQWAWRAGLLAVVMLTAAVLYFGALRLMGLNVRQFARRG from the coding sequence ATGAACCTGCTCAAGGCCGCTTCGACGGTGTCGTTGTGGACGCTCATGTCCCGCGTGACGGGTTTGGTGCGAGACCAGCTCATCGCCTCCGCTTTCGGTGCCAGCGCGCTGACGGATGCGTTTAACGTGGCGTTTCGCATTCCCAATTTGTTGCGCCGCCTATTTGCAGAAGGTGCGTTCTCGACGGCGTTCGTGCCGATTTTGGCTGCTTCGCGTGCAGGGCAGGGGGATGATGCCACCCGCACCCTGATTCACGCTGTGGCCACGGTGCTGTTCTGGGCCTTGGTGCTGACGTGTACCCTGGGCATCCTTGGTGCGCCCGTGATCGTGTGGCTGTTCGGCGCCGGTTTGCAGGAGCTGGATCTGGCGGTGGTGATGACGCGCTGGATGTTCCCCTACATCGGGTTCATGTCGCTGGTGGCCTTGTCGGCAGGGGTTCTGAATACGTGGAAGCGCTTTGCCATTCCAGCGGCGACGCCCGTGTGGCTGAATGTGGCCATGATTGGCTGCGCTTGGTGGGCCGCTCCTTGGCTAGAGCGCCAAGGCATCGCCCCCATTCATGCGCTGTCGATGGGGGTGATCCTGGGGGGCTTGCTTCAGTTGGGATTCCAAGTGCCGGCGTTGTGGCAAATCGGCTGTCTGCCGCGCATTGGCATGACGCCTGCGGCCATCCGGCGGGCTTGGCAACACGACGGCGTGCATCGGGTGTTGCGGCAAATGGCGCCTGCGCTGTTGGGGGTGTCGGTGGCGCAGTTGTCTTTGCTGATCAACAGCCAAATTGCGTCGCACCTGGGGCCGGGGGCCGTGTCGTGGATGTTCTACGCTGAGCGCTTGATGGAGTTTCCAACGGCCTTGTTGGGGGTGGCATTGGGGGTGGTGCTGACCCCTGGGCTGTCCGCCTTACAGGCCAAAGGAGATGCCGCTGGTTACTCGGGGCACCTGGATTGGGGGCTGCGCCTGGTGTTGCTGCTGGGCCTGCCCTGCGCCATCGCCACGCTGGTGTTTCCCAAACCCATGCTGGCCGTGCTGTTCCACTACGGAAAGTTCAGTGCGCACTCGGTGGACATGTGTGTCTTGGCTCTGCGGGGCTACGGCTGCGGGTTGCTGGCCATGGTGGCGATCAAGGTGCTGGCCCCCGGTTTCTTTGCGCGGCAAGACATGCGCACGCCAGTTCGGATTGCCGTCGCCGTGCTGGTTTGCACGCAGTTGCTCAATTGGGTGTGCGTGCCTTGGCTCGGACACGGTGGGCTGACGCTGTCGATTGGCTTGGGCGCGGTGATCAATGCCACTTGGCTGTACGTGGGGCTGCGGCGCTGCGGGGTGTACCGTCCGGAAGCGGGATGGGGCGGGTTTTTGATGCGGGTTGGCGTGGCCAATGTGCTTCTGGGTGGATTGCTGTGGCAGGCCAGCGAGCGCTTTGACTGGATCGCCCTGCAAGCTCAATGGGCGTGGCGTGCGGGTTTGCTGGCCGTGGTGATGTTGACCGCTGCCGTGCTGTACTTCGGTGCATTGCGGCTGATGGGGTTGAATGTGCGCCAGTTCGCCCGGCGCGGTTGA
- the rpsT gene encoding 30S ribosomal protein S20, with protein MATSSKAKKRTVRLASGRKRARQDVKLNAANSSLRSKFRTSIKNVLKAVAAGDKATAVEVFKTAQAVIDSIADKGIFHKNKAARHKSRLSAKIKAIGLAAA; from the coding sequence ATGGCCACCTCTTCCAAAGCCAAGAAGCGCACCGTGCGCCTGGCGTCGGGCCGCAAGCGCGCTCGCCAGGATGTGAAGCTGAACGCAGCCAATTCGTCGCTGCGCTCTAAGTTCCGCACCTCGATCAAGAATGTCCTGAAGGCCGTTGCCGCTGGCGACAAGGCCACAGCCGTCGAAGTGTTCAAGACGGCTCAAGCCGTGATCGACTCGATCGCTGACAAGGGCATCTTCCACAAGAACAAGGCTGCTCGTCATAAGAGCCGTCTGTCGGCCAAGATCAAGGCCATCGGCCTCGCTGCTGCTTGA
- a CDS encoding DUF3579 domain-containing protein, whose translation MTASVRTESGEGGAGIAALQQLRAHNSVSASQTPGTTPNRRQRLASLRPYHRAPPPENHCPFPLPMSVTKPREFFIQGLTSQGRTFRPSDWAERLAGVMSPFRPGGAKMGIGAHIGYSPYCVPRVINGVKCVIVSESLKALEPMAWEFVMNFARDNDLQVTEACLLPEPGEAPRR comes from the coding sequence ATGACTGCAAGTGTTCGCACCGAGTCAGGGGAGGGTGGCGCGGGAATTGCTGCGTTGCAGCAGCTACGGGCGCACAATAGCGTCTCTGCGTCACAGACGCCCGGGACAACCCCTAACCGGAGACAGCGTCTTGCCAGTTTGCGCCCCTACCATCGCGCACCCCCTCCAGAAAACCACTGTCCATTCCCCCTGCCCATGTCTGTCACCAAGCCCCGCGAGTTCTTCATTCAGGGCCTTACCTCCCAAGGCCGTACATTCAGACCAAGCGATTGGGCAGAGCGATTGGCCGGTGTGATGTCCCCCTTCCGACCGGGAGGCGCCAAGATGGGCATCGGTGCGCACATCGGCTATTCGCCGTACTGTGTGCCGCGTGTCATCAATGGCGTGAAGTGCGTGATCGTGAGCGAATCCCTCAAGGCGTTAGAGCCGATGGCTTGGGAGTTCGTCATGAATTTTGCGCGTGACAACGATCTTCAAGTCACGGAAGCCTGTTTGTTGCCCGAGCCGGGCGAGGCACCGCGTCGCTGA
- a CDS encoding aspartate aminotransferase family protein — protein sequence MTASMPHVMNTYGRLPIALSHGQGCRVWDTAGRRYLDGLGGIAVNTLGHNHPKLVPALQQQIAQIIHASNYYESPLQEALGAKLCELSGLSAAFFCSTGLEANEAALKLARKYGHDRGIDFPEVIVFEKAFHGRSIATLSATGNPKVQAGFGPLVEGFVRVPLNDAQAIRDVAASRPNVVAVFLETIQGEGGINPARWDYLREVRQICDEHNWLLMLDEVQCGIGRTGKWFAHQWAGIQPDVMPLAKGLGSGVPIGAVVVGEKAKNIFGPGNHGTTFGGNPLSMRAGIETLRIMEEDGIMANAATVGAHLKGRLVAELSTLPGVADIRGEGLMLGIELDRPCGLILTRAMEAGLLLSVTADTVVRLVPPLILTQAEADEIVALLVPVIQQFLAETSAAA from the coding sequence ATGACCGCCTCGATGCCCCACGTGATGAACACCTACGGCCGGCTGCCGATTGCGCTGTCGCATGGCCAAGGCTGCCGCGTTTGGGACACCGCAGGCCGACGTTATTTGGATGGCTTGGGCGGTATCGCCGTGAACACGTTGGGTCACAACCACCCGAAACTGGTGCCGGCACTGCAACAGCAAATCGCCCAAATCATCCACGCGTCCAACTATTACGAAAGCCCGTTGCAAGAGGCATTGGGTGCCAAGCTGTGTGAACTGTCCGGCTTGTCAGCCGCGTTTTTCTGCTCGACGGGCCTGGAAGCCAACGAAGCCGCCCTCAAACTGGCGCGCAAGTATGGTCACGACCGGGGCATCGATTTCCCCGAAGTGATTGTGTTCGAGAAAGCCTTTCATGGCCGCTCGATTGCCACCCTCTCCGCTACGGGCAATCCCAAAGTTCAAGCTGGGTTTGGCCCCCTGGTGGAAGGTTTCGTGCGCGTGCCACTGAACGATGCACAAGCCATCCGCGACGTGGCAGCCTCGCGCCCGAACGTGGTGGCCGTGTTCCTCGAAACCATCCAGGGCGAAGGCGGCATCAACCCCGCCCGTTGGGACTACCTGCGCGAAGTGCGCCAGATCTGTGACGAACACAACTGGCTGTTGATGCTGGACGAAGTGCAATGCGGCATCGGGCGCACCGGCAAGTGGTTTGCCCACCAGTGGGCCGGTATCCAGCCGGATGTCATGCCGCTGGCCAAGGGCCTAGGCTCGGGTGTGCCCATCGGAGCCGTGGTCGTGGGCGAGAAAGCCAAGAACATCTTCGGCCCTGGCAACCACGGCACCACGTTCGGCGGCAACCCGCTGTCCATGCGGGCGGGCATCGAGACCCTGCGCATCATGGAAGAAGACGGAATCATGGCCAACGCGGCCACCGTTGGCGCACATCTCAAGGGCCGACTGGTGGCTGAGCTAAGCACTCTGCCGGGAGTGGCGGACATCCGAGGTGAAGGGCTGATGCTGGGCATCGAGCTGGATCGTCCTTGCGGTTTGATCCTCACCCGGGCGATGGAGGCGGGATTGCTGCTGTCCGTCACAGCCGACACCGTGGTGCGCCTGGTGCCCCCGCTCATCCTGACGCAAGCCGAGGCGGACGAAATCGTCGCCTTGCTCGTCCCCGTGATCCAGCAATTCCTTGCCGAAACCTCCGCCGCCGCATGA